In Prunus dulcis chromosome 1, ALMONDv2, whole genome shotgun sequence, the following are encoded in one genomic region:
- the LOC117614376 gene encoding uncharacterized protein LOC117614376 codes for MKKVVQVLKKKEVEGKGCRQKRPAQTLLSPFTDPLRKKRTMTVSAATATPPCFDPSKSLPIEDVKAVLQFCSAWKSDISAEVQLESFSVGADFFYRLVDETEWMSSRHLDMATFLIRKRQLSHPLVFGTDWTTADCCLQQFLEPFKPTGRKPS; via the exons ATGAAGAAGGTAGTTcaagtgttgaaaaaaaaagaagtggaagGTAAAGGGTGCAGACAGAAGCGCCCGGCGCAGACATTGTTGAGCCCATTTACAGATcctttgaggaagaagaggacgaTGACTGTGTCGGCTGCGACTGCAACCCCGCCATGTTTTGATCCATCCAAATCCTTGCCCATTGAAGATGTGAAGGCAGTACTACAGTTTTGCAGTGCCTGGAAAAGCGATATCAG TGCGGAGGTGCAGCTGGAATCATTTTCAGTGGGCGCTGATTTTTTCTACAGACTTGTCGATGAAACCGAATGGATGAGCTCAAGG CACCTGGACATGGCAACCTTTCTTATCCGCAAAAGGCAACTATCTCATCCGTTGGTTTTTGGAACGGACTGGACAACGGCAGATTGTTGCTTGCAG CAATTTCTAGAGCCGTTCAAACCGACTGGCAGGAAAC CAAGCTGA